In a single window of the Limnochorda sp. L945t genome:
- a CDS encoding carbohydrate ABC transporter permease, with amino-acid sequence MRTPRYLVALAYLGVTAAAIVIAFPFVWLVLTALKPYSEIYAYPLLYVPRQVTFEHFQYVLGLNFPRYFANSVIIGSGTALATVAVAMLPAYATTRFRFPGRHGLLLSILISQMFPQIVFVVPLLLTLRRLDLMNTYLGVIVSYLPFTTPIAVWLTRNFFAEVPQEIEEAAAIDGYSRMQAFFKVVLPLTLPGIASVGIYAFLWSWSELMFALSFLTSSDMQTVPVFLTLFVGQYQTRWGPLFAGSVLASVPPIIVFGLLQRQFIRGLTTGSVKG; translated from the coding sequence ATGAGGACACCCCGTTACCTGGTGGCTCTGGCGTACCTGGGTGTGACAGCGGCCGCCATCGTCATCGCCTTTCCGTTCGTGTGGCTCGTGCTGACCGCGCTCAAGCCATACTCGGAGATTTACGCCTATCCGCTGCTATACGTGCCGCGCCAGGTCACCTTTGAACACTTCCAGTACGTCCTGGGACTCAACTTCCCTCGGTATTTCGCAAACAGCGTGATCATCGGGTCGGGCACGGCCCTGGCCACCGTGGCCGTAGCCATGCTGCCGGCATACGCGACGACCCGTTTTCGCTTTCCTGGGCGGCACGGATTGCTGTTGTCGATCTTGATCTCCCAGATGTTTCCGCAAATCGTCTTCGTCGTACCGCTGCTCCTGACGCTCCGACGCCTGGACCTCATGAACACCTATCTCGGCGTCATCGTCTCGTACTTGCCGTTCACGACCCCCATCGCCGTGTGGCTGACGCGTAACTTCTTCGCGGAGGTACCCCAAGAGATCGAGGAAGCCGCCGCCATCGACGGATACAGCCGCATGCAGGCGTTCTTCAAGGTGGTGTTGCCACTGACGCTGCCCGGCATCGCCTCGGTAGGGATCTATGCGTTCCTGTGGTCCTGGAGCGAGCTCATGTTCGCGCTTTCCTTCCTGACCTCTTCCGACATGCAGACCGTCCCCGTCTTCTTGACGCTGTTCGTCGGGCAGTACCAGACGAGGTGGGGGCCCCTGTTTGCAGGCAGTGTGCTCGCCTCTGTCCCTCCCATCATCGTCTTCGGATTGCTGCAGCGGCAGTTCATCCGGGGTCTGACGACGGGCTCCGTCAAGGGGTGA
- a CDS encoding radical SAM protein, giving the protein MAGTVNGSSWWSEVQLAVARRAAEAAVDAAVAYLMPDPAARLDRLLDAVGHFVRDPGDREKYLAFRRRVTGDPAIRARARQLLSNRTMVKRLAVNWGIQQLLLAPSERRHAEQRHGVHVPTFLLIDPTSACNLRCKGCWAAGYDRGPSLSRERFDSLLREAKELGIYWFVLSGGEPFAYKPLLDVVARHTDATFMAYTNGTLITDQVADRLAELGNFSPAISLEGWKEETDERRGAGVFDKVMAAMDRLRERGVIFGASVTVTSRNAETLFSDAFIDFLIDKGVAYLWSFHYVPVGPEADLDLMVKPHQRAWLVRRVNELRATRPIFIADFWNDGHFTQGCIAGARLYLHITPNGDAEPCAFAHFATHNINEVSLVDALKSPLFAAYQRRIPFSSNHYAPCPIIDNPAALREMVAESGARPTHPGAEAVLAADRARFLDDLSARWHEVADALERETHVTASERS; this is encoded by the coding sequence ATGGCAGGTACCGTCAACGGGTCGTCGTGGTGGAGTGAGGTGCAACTTGCCGTCGCCCGGCGGGCGGCAGAGGCGGCCGTCGACGCCGCCGTGGCCTACCTGATGCCCGATCCTGCGGCGAGATTGGACCGGCTCCTGGACGCCGTCGGGCACTTTGTGCGGGATCCGGGGGATCGGGAGAAGTACCTGGCCTTTCGCCGGCGGGTGACCGGTGATCCGGCCATCCGGGCAAGGGCCCGGCAGTTGCTGAGCAACCGGACCATGGTGAAACGGCTGGCGGTCAACTGGGGAATCCAGCAGCTGCTGCTGGCACCCTCGGAGAGGCGGCACGCAGAGCAGCGCCATGGAGTGCACGTTCCGACGTTTTTGCTCATCGACCCCACGTCTGCCTGCAACCTGCGCTGCAAAGGCTGCTGGGCCGCGGGGTACGACAGAGGCCCGAGTCTTTCCCGGGAGCGCTTCGACAGCCTTCTGCGAGAGGCCAAGGAGCTCGGAATCTACTGGTTCGTGCTGTCGGGAGGCGAGCCTTTCGCTTACAAGCCACTGCTCGACGTGGTGGCTCGCCACACCGACGCGACCTTCATGGCGTATACCAACGGTACCCTGATCACCGACCAGGTGGCCGACCGGCTGGCCGAGCTGGGCAACTTCTCGCCGGCCATCAGCCTGGAGGGGTGGAAAGAGGAGACCGACGAGCGACGGGGCGCCGGCGTGTTCGACAAGGTCATGGCCGCGATGGATCGGCTGCGGGAGCGGGGCGTCATCTTCGGCGCGTCGGTCACGGTGACGAGCCGCAACGCCGAGACGCTCTTCTCCGATGCCTTCATCGACTTTCTCATCGACAAGGGCGTCGCGTACTTGTGGAGCTTCCACTACGTGCCCGTCGGCCCGGAGGCCGATCTCGACCTCATGGTCAAACCGCACCAGCGGGCCTGGCTCGTCCGGCGGGTCAACGAGCTTCGTGCCACGCGGCCCATCTTCATCGCGGACTTCTGGAACGATGGGCACTTCACGCAAGGGTGCATCGCCGGGGCCCGCCTGTACTTGCACATCACGCCGAACGGCGACGCGGAACCCTGCGCGTTTGCGCACTTCGCGACGCACAACATCAACGAGGTCTCGCTCGTCGATGCCCTCAAGAGTCCCCTCTTCGCGGCGTACCAGCGGCGCATCCCGTTTTCCTCCAACCACTACGCGCCGTGCCCCATCATCGACAACCCGGCCGCGCTGCGGGAGATGGTGGCCGAGTCCGGCGCCCGGCCCACGCACCCAGGGGCGGAGGCCGTTCTCGCAGCCGACCGGGCCCGGTTTCTCGACGATCTTTCGGCCCGGTGGCACGAGGTGGCCGACGCCCTCGAACGAGAGACCCATGTGACCGCATCGGAGCGTTCCTGA
- a CDS encoding sugar-binding transcriptional regulator: MKRTRPARGSDDEVHLMVRCAELYYYGQRTQAEVALELGITRLRVNQLLRRARDEGIVRIAVVDPRRTTADVATALATRFGLREAVVVRSSAMDANAVAIDLARAAAEWLRGRLSGPSVVGIGWGQAVATTVRHLAVNPQPSRHAEAWAVPLLGALGDSRPEFRSNDLARDFAAAFLGQWQPLDLPFLVERPEVREALLRDRVMQPVMALWERLDLAIVGIGYSIARSPLLRTPYFDKSDIMEMERLGIVGDVLSRFFDAQGAVPPLPFYSRLIGIDLSLLRRGPVVVGIAGGLEKTASILGALRGRHVDVLVTDERTARAILEEPGVLPATSPNRPAGTSAVDGR; this comes from the coding sequence GTGAAGCGAACGCGACCGGCTCGCGGCAGCGACGACGAGGTCCACCTCATGGTTCGTTGTGCGGAGCTTTACTATTACGGCCAACGAACCCAGGCCGAGGTGGCACTCGAGCTCGGCATCACCCGACTGCGTGTCAACCAGCTCCTGCGCCGGGCACGCGACGAGGGCATCGTTCGTATCGCGGTCGTCGACCCGCGCCGCACCACCGCCGATGTCGCCACGGCCCTGGCGACGCGATTCGGCCTCCGGGAGGCGGTGGTCGTGCGGTCAAGCGCGATGGATGCCAACGCCGTCGCGATCGACCTCGCACGTGCTGCTGCCGAGTGGCTCCGTGGGCGCCTCTCCGGCCCCTCGGTGGTGGGAATCGGATGGGGTCAGGCAGTGGCCACGACCGTGCGCCACCTGGCTGTCAATCCTCAGCCATCGCGCCACGCCGAGGCTTGGGCGGTACCCCTGCTCGGCGCCCTGGGCGATTCCCGACCGGAGTTTCGTTCCAATGACCTGGCCCGTGACTTTGCCGCAGCCTTCTTGGGCCAATGGCAGCCCCTGGACTTGCCGTTCCTGGTGGAGCGCCCCGAGGTCAGGGAGGCGCTCCTGCGCGACCGCGTCATGCAACCCGTGATGGCGCTGTGGGAACGGCTTGACCTGGCCATCGTCGGCATCGGGTACAGCATCGCGCGCTCGCCGCTGCTGCGCACGCCGTACTTCGACAAGAGCGACATCATGGAGATGGAACGGCTCGGCATCGTGGGCGACGTCCTCTCCCGGTTCTTCGACGCCCAGGGGGCTGTGCCCCCGTTGCCCTTCTACAGCCGCCTCATCGGGATCGACCTCTCTCTCCTGAGGCGAGGTCCGGTCGTGGTGGGCATCGCAGGCGGGCTTGAGAAGACGGCTTCCATCCTGGGGGCGCTTAGAGGCCGCCACGTGGACGTCCTGGTGACAGACGAACGCACCGCACGCGCCATCCTCGAAGAGCCGGGTGTCCTGCCTGCGACTTCGCCAAATCGGCCGGCAGGAACCTCTGCGGTGGATGGAAGGTGA
- a CDS encoding FGGY family carbohydrate kinase: MPLLIGIDLGTTHLKALAIDEEGHPRASASIPTPATDEGDGRVVYDPEAVWQSVCQVLDAVLRGTDQRVAGIACASMGEAGFLLDEGGTPLWPAIAWFDPRTRPLEQWWQDHVGRARIRSITGLSMDFTYSLNKILWYRDADPDRFARARHWLGMAEWVAFKLSGHMATNYSLASRTMAFDLLREEWADELLEAASLPRSLLPPVLPAGTPLGPVTAGAAGETGLPAGTVVCVGAHDHICAALAAGAITPGVILNSCGTAETMLTTLDRASASEAMPDERVVVGHHLFPNLYYVMTSFRTSGLSADWFVHHLLTGGSPSHEAFAGRAAESAVGARGLLFYPYLRDASDQRHGAGSSGLLVGLRDFHTNADVARALIEGLAFEARRMFDRLQAVMQQPAQVVRAVGGSTANPVWMQVKADVLGIVVDVLEMKEATAYGAALLAGLGTGTFSDVRRMPEDSTRVRGRYVPDPTRHQAYDGLYRRYLSLLPSVIEVGARLQGSSQRR; encoded by the coding sequence TTGCCGCTGCTGATCGGCATCGACCTCGGCACGACACATCTCAAGGCGCTCGCTATCGACGAGGAAGGCCACCCGAGAGCCTCGGCATCCATCCCCACGCCTGCCACCGATGAGGGGGACGGCAGGGTCGTCTATGACCCGGAAGCGGTATGGCAGTCTGTCTGCCAGGTCCTGGACGCAGTCCTACGGGGCACCGATCAACGCGTGGCAGGCATTGCGTGTGCCAGCATGGGTGAGGCCGGCTTCCTCCTGGATGAGGGAGGAACGCCTCTCTGGCCGGCCATCGCGTGGTTCGACCCCCGTACTCGGCCACTGGAGCAGTGGTGGCAAGACCACGTCGGACGCGCCCGGATTCGCTCGATCACGGGCCTCAGCATGGACTTCACGTACTCCCTCAACAAGATCCTCTGGTACCGAGACGCCGATCCCGATCGATTCGCCAGGGCCCGGCACTGGCTTGGCATGGCGGAGTGGGTGGCCTTCAAACTGAGCGGGCACATGGCCACCAACTACAGCCTCGCCAGTCGTACGATGGCCTTCGACTTGCTCCGAGAAGAGTGGGCTGACGAACTCTTGGAGGCGGCGTCCCTTCCACGATCCCTGCTTCCTCCCGTGTTACCAGCCGGCACCCCGCTAGGTCCGGTGACGGCCGGGGCCGCCGGGGAGACAGGTCTTCCTGCCGGGACGGTGGTGTGTGTCGGCGCCCACGACCACATCTGCGCCGCGCTCGCGGCCGGAGCCATCACACCGGGTGTCATCCTCAACTCCTGTGGCACGGCCGAGACCATGCTGACCACGCTGGACCGTGCGTCAGCCAGCGAGGCGATGCCAGACGAGCGAGTCGTCGTCGGGCACCACCTGTTTCCGAACCTCTATTACGTCATGACCAGCTTTCGGACTTCGGGGCTCAGTGCCGATTGGTTCGTACACCACCTCCTCACCGGCGGCTCTCCCAGCCATGAGGCCTTCGCAGGCCGAGCAGCCGAGTCTGCGGTGGGGGCACGTGGCCTGCTCTTCTACCCGTACCTGCGGGACGCGTCGGACCAGCGGCATGGGGCGGGGTCGTCGGGGCTGCTGGTAGGACTACGCGACTTCCACACCAACGCGGACGTGGCTCGAGCGCTGATCGAGGGGCTGGCGTTCGAAGCCAGGCGGATGTTCGACCGGCTCCAGGCCGTGATGCAGCAACCTGCGCAGGTCGTTCGGGCCGTCGGCGGAAGCACTGCCAACCCGGTGTGGATGCAGGTGAAGGCTGACGTCCTCGGCATCGTCGTGGATGTGCTCGAGATGAAGGAGGCCACTGCGTACGGAGCGGCCCTCCTGGCCGGGCTGGGGACCGGTACCTTCAGCGACGTTCGGCGAATGCCGGAGGACTCCACGCGGGTCAGGGGACGGTACGTACCCGACCCGACCCGGCACCAGGCTTACGACGGGTTGTATCGCCGCTACCTCTCCCTGCTGCCGTCGGTCATCGAGGTCGGCGCCCGGCTGCAGGGAAGCAGCCAGAGGAGGTGA
- a CDS encoding glycosyltransferase, with the protein MVGRPTWTIMGTLGARKEWDLERTASLRIAFFAESFRENMGGLTRAVIQFHDGLAGRGHRVRVFTLAQRGGALHPGDHVFVPALPLPGVGSLAPDTWLAYGYPFVLRELEAWAPDVVHLHTPFPVSWLGMRAARRLSFPVVATYHANVVGSAQAYARRMFRLGGDRLLGFIGKAEVAFYSSAHVVTAPSEAAASQLLERGLRAPVVVLSNGVDVARFRPPWKAEPGSGVTPVRRDRPPTALYVGRLSVEKGMADLALAIRRLLERHPSARFRVVGDGPWRGRLLRELEPWARSGQLEIAGYVAWERLPQLYRDADVFVFPSAVETQGLAVLEAMASGLPVVGVKGGAVPELVEDGKTGFLVSPGDGRALADTALRLLQDDGLRLAMAHQAREMAVRHRTEAAIALLQRVYESVIEARVSAQRRRSSCTVRVTGSRAGGWEPRSGLHRTVV; encoded by the coding sequence TTGGTCGGACGACCGACTTGGACTATAATGGGGACGCTCGGGGCGCGCAAGGAATGGGATCTGGAAAGGACGGCCAGCTTGCGTATCGCCTTCTTCGCCGAATCGTTCCGGGAGAACATGGGGGGCCTCACCCGGGCCGTCATCCAGTTCCATGACGGCCTCGCAGGTCGGGGTCACCGGGTACGCGTCTTCACGTTGGCCCAACGAGGCGGCGCCCTGCACCCGGGTGACCATGTGTTCGTGCCCGCCTTGCCGCTGCCCGGCGTCGGGTCGCTGGCGCCCGACACCTGGCTCGCCTACGGCTACCCCTTCGTTCTCCGGGAGCTCGAGGCCTGGGCCCCAGACGTCGTGCACCTGCATACACCGTTCCCGGTGAGCTGGCTCGGCATGCGGGCGGCACGCAGGCTCTCTTTTCCGGTGGTCGCGACCTACCACGCCAACGTAGTGGGATCCGCCCAGGCCTATGCCCGCCGGATGTTTCGGCTCGGGGGCGATCGCCTGCTTGGTTTCATTGGAAAGGCCGAGGTCGCTTTCTACAGCTCGGCCCATGTCGTGACGGCACCCAGCGAGGCGGCGGCTTCGCAGCTCCTCGAACGGGGGCTGCGGGCACCGGTCGTCGTGCTCTCCAATGGCGTCGACGTCGCCAGATTCAGGCCCCCCTGGAAGGCGGAGCCCGGATCCGGAGTGACCCCGGTCCGGCGCGACCGGCCGCCCACCGCGCTCTACGTCGGCCGCCTCAGCGTGGAAAAGGGCATGGCCGACCTGGCCCTGGCCATCCGCCGCCTCCTCGAGAGGCACCCTTCCGCCCGCTTCCGGGTGGTCGGCGACGGGCCGTGGCGCGGCCGGCTGCTACGTGAGCTCGAGCCGTGGGCGCGCTCGGGCCAGCTCGAGATCGCCGGATACGTGGCCTGGGAAAGGCTACCTCAGCTCTACCGGGATGCCGACGTGTTCGTCTTCCCCTCGGCCGTCGAGACCCAGGGGCTGGCGGTGCTCGAGGCGATGGCCAGCGGGCTCCCGGTCGTCGGCGTGAAGGGGGGCGCGGTGCCGGAACTGGTCGAGGACGGGAAGACCGGCTTCCTGGTGTCGCCCGGTGACGGGCGGGCGCTGGCGGACACGGCTCTCCGGCTGCTCCAGGACGATGGCCTGCGACTGGCCATGGCCCATCAGGCGCGGGAGATGGCGGTACGCCACCGAACGGAGGCGGCCATCGCTTTGCTCCAACGGGTCTACGAATCGGTGATCGAAGCTCGGGTGTCAGCCCAGAGGAGGAGGTCTTCCTGCACGGTGCGCGTGACGGGCAGCCGTGCCGGGGGATGGGAGCCGCGTTCTGGGCTTCATCGTACGGTCGTCTGA
- a CDS encoding carbohydrate ABC transporter permease codes for METLGVPPRMTQRKRRQESLAYRLILPYVGVLVLLMFYPITYNIVRSLVVDGRLSLANYTSVLSEGSFARLSLNTAIWVVGSVTFQFALGLGIALLLNQRLRLRGLWRVLILVIPWATPDIVAGVAWQWMLNDMYGVFNDVLVKLGILNAYLPWLGEPALARWSVIIANTWKGFALSAMFYLAALQTVPTELHEAAFVDGANIIQRFLYVTWPHIRPFVATTVMLTVIWTFNYFPLIYTMTGGGPAGATDTYVTHAYRLAFRFTDFGRSSALSTLTFAFVMLFAAIYSSILLLREEAA; via the coding sequence GTGGAAACGTTGGGCGTCCCTCCTCGCATGACGCAGCGCAAGCGCCGACAGGAATCCCTGGCGTACCGTCTAATCCTGCCGTACGTCGGGGTCCTCGTCTTGCTCATGTTCTACCCGATTACGTACAACATCGTCCGATCGCTGGTCGTCGACGGGCGGCTCTCGCTTGCCAACTACACGTCCGTGCTTTCGGAAGGCTCTTTCGCCCGCCTCTCCCTCAACACGGCGATCTGGGTGGTTGGCAGCGTCACCTTCCAGTTCGCCCTGGGGCTCGGCATCGCGTTGCTCCTCAACCAGCGTCTGCGCCTTCGCGGCCTGTGGCGCGTACTCATCCTGGTCATCCCCTGGGCGACTCCTGACATCGTGGCTGGCGTCGCCTGGCAGTGGATGCTCAACGACATGTACGGTGTGTTCAACGACGTACTGGTCAAGCTAGGCATCCTCAATGCCTACCTGCCCTGGTTGGGTGAACCGGCGCTGGCACGATGGAGCGTCATCATCGCCAACACGTGGAAGGGCTTCGCGTTGTCGGCCATGTTCTACCTCGCGGCGCTCCAAACCGTGCCGACCGAGCTTCACGAAGCGGCATTCGTAGACGGGGCCAACATCATCCAACGCTTCCTCTACGTGACGTGGCCACATATCCGGCCCTTCGTGGCGACTACAGTGATGTTGACGGTGATCTGGACCTTCAACTACTTCCCGCTCATCTACACCATGACGGGCGGCGGGCCTGCGGGGGCCACTGATACGTACGTCACCCATGCCTACCGGCTGGCCTTTCGTTTCACAGACTTCGGGCGCTCATCGGCGCTGTCGACCCTCACGTTCGCCTTCGTGATGCTGTTCGCTGCGATCTACTCGTCGATCCTCCTCCTGCGGGAGGAAGCGGCATGA
- a CDS encoding 1-phosphofructokinase family hexose kinase, translating into MIVTVTLNPSLDRTLRFVRVERGQLNRAEEVREDASGKGINVSLALRQLGQESLVVALVAGRIGQRVVDGLSQHGLECRFVWLEAGETRVSTKVYEQEFGMLTELNEPGPTVTPDDLEAVRRVILQAVSPGDVVIFSGSIPPGCPPNYYAAVGRNLRERGVSVVIDTSGQALRESLTLPPQIAKPNRDELSQLVGVPLPDSETAAEAGRAVWEKLSSGRPGDSEALILTLGAEGAVFFTAQGMFRAIAPVETGGTTAGCGDALLAATVHGLQSGWSWETIARFATATAAATAAIVGTRFPARAEVERRLSGVEVRRLPERRSY; encoded by the coding sequence GTGATCGTCACCGTCACACTGAACCCGTCGCTTGACCGAACCCTGCGCTTCGTCCGGGTGGAGAGGGGGCAGCTCAACCGGGCGGAAGAAGTGCGGGAAGATGCCAGCGGAAAGGGCATCAACGTCAGCCTGGCGCTCAGGCAGCTCGGCCAGGAGTCCCTGGTCGTGGCGCTGGTCGCCGGGCGCATCGGGCAGCGCGTCGTGGACGGGCTCTCACAGCATGGGCTCGAGTGTCGCTTCGTGTGGCTGGAGGCCGGGGAGACCCGCGTCAGCACCAAGGTATACGAACAGGAATTCGGGATGCTGACCGAGCTCAACGAGCCGGGCCCCACCGTCACCCCCGACGACCTGGAGGCCGTCCGACGCGTCATCCTGCAGGCTGTGTCCCCCGGCGATGTCGTCATCTTCTCGGGCAGCATCCCGCCGGGCTGCCCTCCCAACTACTACGCCGCCGTCGGGAGGAACTTGCGGGAGCGGGGCGTCTCCGTCGTGATCGACACGTCCGGTCAGGCGCTGAGGGAAAGCCTCACCTTGCCGCCACAGATCGCCAAACCTAACCGGGACGAGTTGAGTCAGCTCGTGGGCGTGCCGCTGCCCGACAGCGAGACGGCGGCCGAAGCCGGCAGGGCGGTGTGGGAGAAGCTGTCGTCTGGCAGACCGGGGGACAGTGAGGCCCTGATCCTGACCCTCGGGGCCGAGGGGGCTGTCTTCTTCACGGCCCAGGGTATGTTTCGTGCCATCGCCCCTGTGGAGACTGGCGGCACCACAGCCGGGTGTGGGGATGCACTGCTGGCCGCCACCGTCCACGGGCTCCAGTCGGGGTGGTCATGGGAGACCATCGCGCGGTTCGCCACAGCTACCGCGGCAGCCACGGCAGCCATCGTGGGGACCCGCTTCCCCGCCCGGGCGGAAGTCGAACGGCGCCTGAGTGGCGTCGAGGTGCGGCGCTTGCCCGAGCGGCGGTCGTACTAG
- a CDS encoding ABC transporter substrate-binding protein, giving the protein MQRRLVFVGALLSLLLLVASVAAAAPSITVWIGGHVVEQEKTWAEIVRNFEKETGIKVNYQLIGFDVYYDKLVTAFTAGEGPDVTFADLGGWVPTFASKGWLEPLDAYLAKSSVTSQIWPNIWGTVEYKGVRYGLPWYTDDRVLLYNTRMFKEAGLDPSKPPQTWNDLISYAKKLTNPQKRTYGYGVSGKKSEVTTLGYMMFLLSNGGQVLTPDYARAAFNSPAGVEALKVYTDLYTVHQVSPPGTLSYGEDDYRTMMAQNRVAMAIGGPWSFPLIEMANPAIKGNYMAAVHPYGKQPASVLGGWASVISKTSKNKDASWKFIEYVTSYEVWREWLRRHGGPMPTRQDVAKDAPELKDPKWRVILDIFPKAGFRPPIPEWPEVSDRIQTMVQNVLAGKMTPQEAANWAEREIDSILNR; this is encoded by the coding sequence ATGCAACGGCGTCTGGTCTTCGTGGGCGCATTGCTGAGTCTGTTGCTGCTGGTGGCCTCGGTCGCAGCGGCTGCCCCGTCCATCACGGTCTGGATCGGTGGACACGTGGTGGAGCAGGAGAAGACGTGGGCAGAAATCGTACGCAACTTCGAGAAAGAGACGGGGATCAAGGTCAACTACCAGCTCATCGGGTTCGACGTGTACTATGACAAGCTCGTGACCGCCTTTACGGCGGGCGAAGGCCCTGATGTGACGTTCGCCGATCTCGGCGGTTGGGTGCCCACCTTCGCATCCAAGGGATGGCTGGAGCCCCTCGACGCATACCTGGCGAAGAGCTCTGTGACCTCGCAGATCTGGCCGAACATCTGGGGTACCGTCGAGTACAAGGGTGTCCGATACGGGCTCCCCTGGTACACCGACGACCGCGTGCTGCTGTACAACACGCGCATGTTCAAGGAGGCGGGGCTGGACCCGTCCAAGCCGCCGCAGACGTGGAACGATCTCATCTCCTACGCGAAGAAGCTGACGAATCCCCAGAAGCGGACCTACGGTTACGGCGTGTCGGGCAAGAAGAGCGAGGTCACCACGCTCGGCTACATGATGTTCCTGCTGAGCAACGGCGGCCAGGTGCTGACGCCCGACTATGCCCGGGCAGCCTTCAACTCGCCGGCGGGCGTCGAGGCCCTGAAGGTCTATACCGACCTCTACACGGTCCATCAAGTGTCGCCGCCTGGCACCCTCTCGTACGGCGAAGACGACTACCGCACGATGATGGCGCAAAACCGGGTCGCCATGGCGATCGGCGGGCCGTGGTCATTCCCGCTGATCGAGATGGCCAACCCCGCGATCAAGGGCAACTACATGGCAGCCGTCCACCCGTACGGGAAGCAGCCCGCGTCCGTGCTGGGCGGATGGGCTTCTGTCATCTCGAAGACCTCGAAGAACAAGGACGCATCATGGAAGTTCATCGAGTACGTCACGAGCTACGAAGTCTGGCGGGAGTGGCTCCGGCGCCACGGTGGCCCGATGCCGACTCGGCAGGACGTGGCCAAGGACGCGCCTGAGTTGAAGGATCCCAAGTGGCGCGTCATCCTCGACATCTTCCCCAAGGCCGGCTTCCGACCGCCGATTCCAGAGTGGCCGGAGGTATCCGACCGGATCCAGACCATGGTTCAGAACGTACTCGCCGGCAAGATGACGCCTCAAGAGGCCGCCAACTGGGCCGAGCGGGAGATCGACTCCATCCTGAACCGATAA
- a CDS encoding class II fructose-bisphosphate aldolase, whose amino-acid sequence MPLVGLSELLRPAREAGYGIAAFNVFNVESVRAVIDAAEAEEAPVILMTGANDLAATGEAYLGELAVRAAERARVPVCVHLDHSKSFDLVMRCIRMGYTSVMIDGSHLPFDENVALTRRVVEAAHAAGVDVEAELGQVLRGKHTMVDRQSQLTDPDAAAQLVRQTGVDALAVAIGTAHGLYDIPPQLDFARLERIAALCDVPLVMHGGTGTPDDAIQRAIALGMVKVNVGTQLRKDFIEAFVSAAGSSGVDVRKPLAAAREAMQRTAADRMRVFGAAGRAVRPRG is encoded by the coding sequence ATGCCTCTTGTCGGATTGTCGGAACTGCTCCGGCCCGCCCGGGAGGCGGGATACGGAATCGCTGCGTTCAACGTCTTCAACGTCGAGAGCGTCCGTGCAGTCATCGACGCGGCCGAGGCAGAGGAGGCCCCGGTCATCCTGATGACCGGCGCCAACGATCTGGCTGCAACAGGCGAGGCCTATCTGGGTGAACTCGCCGTACGAGCCGCCGAGCGAGCCAGGGTACCGGTCTGTGTGCATCTGGACCACAGCAAGTCGTTCGACCTCGTCATGCGATGCATCCGGATGGGCTACACCTCCGTCATGATCGACGGGTCCCACCTGCCCTTCGACGAGAACGTCGCGCTCACCCGCAGGGTGGTCGAGGCAGCGCATGCCGCCGGCGTGGATGTCGAAGCCGAACTCGGTCAGGTCCTTCGGGGAAAGCACACCATGGTTGACCGGCAAAGCCAGCTCACAGACCCCGATGCAGCCGCCCAGCTCGTGAGGCAAACCGGCGTGGACGCCCTGGCCGTAGCCATCGGAACGGCCCACGGCCTCTACGACATACCTCCGCAGCTCGACTTCGCACGCCTGGAGAGAATCGCAGCGCTCTGCGACGTGCCGCTCGTCATGCACGGGGGCACCGGCACCCCTGATGACGCGATCCAGCGGGCCATCGCCCTTGGCATGGTCAAGGTCAACGTGGGAACGCAATTGCGCAAGGACTTCATCGAGGCGTTCGTCAGCGCAGCGGGCTCTTCGGGCGTCGACGTCCGCAAGCCGCTGGCCGCCGCCCGCGAGGCCATGCAGCGGACGGCCGCCGACCGGATGAGGGTCTTCGGCGCCGCGGGCCGCGCGGTCCGCCCTCGGGGATAG